CGGGACAGAGTGTCCCGACCACCAGTCACTGTTACGGGACAAAGTGTCCCGACCACCAGTCACTGTTACAGGACGGAGTGTCCCGACCACCAGTCACTGTTACAGGCAGAGTGTCCCGACCACCAGTCACTGTTACAGGACAGAGTGTCCCGACCACCAGTCACTGTTACGGGGCAGAGTGTCCCGACCACCAGTCACTGTTACAGGGCAGGGCGTCCCGACCACCAGTCACTGTTACGGGACAGAGTGTCCCGACCACCAGTCACTGTTACAGGGCAGAGTGTCCCGACCACCAGTCACTGTTACAGGACAGAGCGTCCCGACCACCAGTCACTGTTACAGGGCAGAGTGTCCCGACCACCAGTCACTGTTACAGGACGGAGTGTCCCGACCACCAGTCACTGTTACAGGCAGAGTGTCCCGACCACCAGTCACTGTTACAGGGCAGAGTGTCCCGACCACCAGTCACTGTTACGGGGCAGAGTGTCCCGACCACCAGTCACTCACTGTTACAGGGCAGAGCGTCCCGAACACCAGTCACTGTTACAGGGCAGAACGTCCCGATCCCCCGTCACTGTTACGGGActcatcaataaacacacttTTCTGGTCTGATCTTCGTCAACTTAATCTGttacttataatacaaattagGAGCAAcctttttgttcttttttaaaaacTACAATTAACAAAGTCCCTCGTACATGgatacatgtctatatacattAGATGACCTCGTTATTCGCTTGGGTAAGCTCTAAAGGTGTTTCcacatatactgtcaactgATGTTAATAAAGGAATTTATAATCATATTCATGTCTGtacaaatcatttttaaatagtTTGTCCTTATAATCGACTTCGGGTCTTGCGCAACTTAATACATAATATGATTTATCCGTAAGGCTCATGTATAGTAGttagaattttaaaaaaggaacaaaaatgaaagtgaaAAGTACTGGTTTTGAATTTGacaatttaatacaaaatatgttgtttGGTTGTTGGCATGCAAGGCtctgtcatatatataacatggcGGGGAAACTACGTCATAAACGTTACTAAAAGAACAAAGATGGTGGAGACATCTCTCGATTCACGGTAAGTCTATCTTACTTTTAACTCCTATCCCGCGACTTTCCATTTATCAATATGGTCGGAAGTACATTTGATGCATCCAAGATTCTTTGACTGGcaacggatttttttttttacagaatatGTGGTTGTTTCAAACATTCAAAGACGATTCTCGTATACTCGTAACTTTGGCGGTGTTTTCGTCAGGTCGTTGTTTCATCCGACAATTTAAGCTTAAACGGAATATTGAGATGGGATAATGTCAAAAACATGTTCATTTAAACACGACTCCCCAATTTACTAGTACATCAACatttttggtttaaaaatgaCAAGTGTTATTAATAGTATTTCAGTGTGGATTATTGCTACAAATTTACGTGATTTTCCTGACGAAAACACAGTCAAAGTTACAGTATACGAGAATGGTCTTTGAATGTTTGAAACAACCACATATTCTGAGAATGATCCGTTGCCAGTCCAAGAATCTTGCATGTATCAAATGTACTTTCGACCATATCGATAAATGGGAAGTCGTGGAATAAGTGTAAAAAGTAAGACACAACTTACTTAAGGGCTAGAGATGCatccgccatcttgtttttctCTCTTAGTAACGTTTGTGACCGTGTATAACGAACATATATACCCTAGCAAGGCAATTCAATGATTTTGCAACTTGTTTGGAATTTTTAGAAATGCTTCAATGTATCGTACGAATTTTCTTtcgagagacagacagacagacagacagacagacagacaaagaaGAGACAGAGAATGAGACAAAGAGACACAGAGACAAAGACAGAGAGTGAAAGAGAGAGAACCGATTTCCTACTTAAGACGTTTAGGATAAAAAGGGTAATTTCTTGAACAGAGGCAGACATTAAATAGATCGTCAGTACACAGTGTATAAACCTCAGAGGACTACCTACAACTCATCAGACATGGCACTGATGTTGACTTATAGTGGAGGCGGCAGACGATTCACAATAGGACGCGCGAGACACTGGGGTATTGCGATCAtagcattttatataaatacatgctGAAGGAGTGTTGGAATGATTTCAATAACGTCATGTTTAAGTGACCTGCTATCACGATTTGTCCCTGCACAGTGTAATTAGCTTCTCATGCTGCCGTATAAAGGCTCATTTCTCCCTGTGTCTTTGTACAACACCTTTCTACTGAGGAATCACCGCCCAAAACGTTCGGATGATCTCTGAAGGTATACACCTTTTATCATGGACCTGCATGCCTATACTTGTATCCTCGTATATCTATTTCTAATTGATCTGATGGGTCGCTCTCTATTTAACAATTGGGTTTCATGTAGATTGCAGTATGATGTGCTTTTTCACCCTCACAGGTTCCGTAACCAAATTCAAGATGATAAAAGTGGCCCATAGTTTTGGTTCAAAGTCACAGCGACCACAATTTCTTAtttcttcaaacgacttcttctgacGAACCCAAAGCACTACTAGTAATGAGACAGGGTATGTACCTTCCTTGAGCAGAGggtttatttttcttatttattcTATCTATAGTTTTTTGTTTATGTAAACTTAGAAATGGACTATTTTTTTGccaatttttacattttatctatagttgattatatcatattatactattttatattatattttatcatattaatcTGCATTTTCTTGCCTGAAAATAATTTATCAGCCCTCAACGTAAAATGCCGTCGCCGTTTGTAACATAGATTTTGATTGGCTCATACAGCGGCGTAATAATATCTGTGAGACAAAAGTTCATCATCAAAAGTGGATTGCCACAGGGATTGTGTATAGTAAATTAGATAACAAGGATTAACTTAAAACATATGTGTTGATGGTATCGAGATATATTACACCAACAAATGGAGGGTACTCTTAATAAACCGTTTTAGTTTTTTGTATTATATCTCCATAGCATTGAAACTATGTTCAAGTtattcattatattatattatattatattatattatattatatatttgagtAATCTTCAGGCACGTTAACCTATTCCAAAATTGTTTTAGCAAATGCGTCTTAATGTAGGAATATGTAGAATAACAGGACTATGTGATGTCTGTATGATGTCTATATGACGTCTGTATGACGTCTGTATGATGTCTGTATGACGTCTGTATGATGTCTATATGACGTCTGTATGACGTCTGTATGACGCCTGGTGTTTGTAGAACCATGAGGTATTTAAAGCCAAGAACGATTGATCTTACCCATGTCCCATGGGTTAATGTTCTTATAGATCCTGCCAGTTTTAGGCCACCAGCTTGAGAGTGTTACACGTAACTATGAAATAAGCATGGTGTAAATGGTTTTTGTTGGACAGTGTTTCTTCGTTCAGATTTATAAACTCCTATAGGTTCCTGAGCAGTTGTATCTTGTAAAATATGCAGATCTTTACCATATATAATAGATGAGCTCGCGCCTATCAGTATCAGGTAGATATGAACACTTGTTACACAACAGAAAGACCGTGGGGAAATGCAACCCAAAATCGTAGTGTTTCGATTCATCTGAAATGTATAAGATGTGTTTAATAATGCATTTCTCCGATAGCATGTTACAAAAAGTGTTTTATTCCATGTTTGCTTCTTTTTCGATTGCACTACAGATGGGCACATAATAATGCATGATTTTTTCTCAGATCAGTTGATCTTACTACAGATGGGCACAGAATAATGCATGCTTTTATGTAAAACCAGTACATCTTACCTTTTTTGTTGCAGTATACCTGCAGATTTTTATTTCATCAGATTTCATTGACAAAATTGCAAGTCAATGGAAAACTAATAGATAATTAGTTAGTATAACataatatttagaaaaaaattgaaatgaagATGTAACGCAAAATCACTctgatacctgtataacatgtAGAACGTTAATAGAGAATTAtcttacattatttaataaatatcGGTAGAGTATGGCCCGCATCTAAAACATTTCACTAGATTGAGCGTTGAACAGGATATTAAGTTATATCCACATGTTAAATGGCATTCAGGGACATAACACATACTGTAGTTAACACGTAATATAGTTAACACATAATAAAATTAACATGTAATATAGTTAACACATGATATAGTTAACACATGATATAGTTAACACATGATATAGTTAACACATGATATAGTTAACACATAATACAGTTAGTTAACACGTAATATAGTTAACACGTAATATAGTTAACACATAATGAAATTAACATGTAATATAGTTAACACATGCTATAGTTAACACATAATATAGTTAACACATGATATAGTTAACACATGATATAGTTAACACGTAAGATTTAAAATAATACCACTCCAGTAATGACATTTAGGAATTACTTTATTTCAAGAACATTTGACTCTGAAGTGACTCCCTCTCATATGTGACCGGATTTTAAATGCTATTTACCACACTAGTTACCTGAACCAGGATTAAGAGACGACTGTCATATATGACTGTTTTATTGCCTCCCTTGGAAGGCAACTTATTACAGGTTTGAATGTATATGTAACAGCTTTGCTTTTTTCCAGTATTGCATGTTAAATATTCACAGACAATCCATATACTACAAATTCACAAATTTTGGAACGACATATTATAACcctaaatgtttgtttttattcttgGTACATAAAAGTGACGAGGTATTTTCTAAGAAACAtttagaaataaagaaattagaGTTTCTCTCTGCCTCCAACAGTCAAATGGTCACTCGCCATCATCGGTCAAAAATCTACCGAAATATATCgtatttatattgtttgtgaGTAAAACACAAACATGTAGGATGTCTTCATACTGTGAGAGGTTTTCATTGTGGTATAAGAAgatttttttacaaatgttttagAGAGGATTGGATACAAAATTAGTTTGTGTCGATTATAACATTTTTTGTGGTTCTGTTACTCAAACAGAAGCATAGTTTCATTAAATCCTTTCCGTTTGTATGTATCAGAAGTCGATAAAAAGGATTGTCTCGTTAATGTTAACTTGATATTGTGTGAATGTTGCAATGTTTGAACAATCCGAGACCACAGCCTTTGTACTCGTTGTTGTGTATTGACCATGTTCTCATAATATTAGACCTCTTACGGCACGTGATGAGACAAGTGAAGGCTAGCTAGCCACACCTTGGGAAGGTACGGAAATGTAGCATTTGTCTCATTTACCGTTGTAAGGAAGACTGACGCAGGTAGCCGATGACTTTATGGCAAATAGGAATAACGTTCCACTGAATGCTACAAAAATAGCccttgtttgttgttttatgaGTTGTTTTATCATTGTACACGTGTTTCTATGGGTTTCTATATTAAAACAGGCTGTATAGAGGATGATCCTCTAATACCGGTATGAATTATGGTGATATTCCGATACACATTTCCGGACATTATAAGGATAGATTTTTCTCGTCTTATAAGACATCTGTATCTGCGCAGTTAGGTTTTAAAGTAAGAGTATCAACTGCAATAACACTTACATGGAATAGGTAGGACCTGTACACCTTGAGAATTTTGTCTACAATATTATCTTGGGGGTCTAACAATTGTCTTATTAACACAATGGGTTAACAGCTCCCCAGGTAAAATAATTTTTTGCTGATCTTAAGTAAAGAACATGAAGATTTGGAACATATTCTGTGAGAGAGACGATTGCAAAGTGATCGCATGTTTAGATACCGTAATTACCGCTAGCCGAGTCGATATCAGGTCGGAACGACTGTAAATTGGTGTATAAGTCAGAAATAAATCTCCCCGGGTCTCGTCCATtgtagataaataatacatggttaCTATCACAGGGTTTGTGTATTGACCGGTTTCTTTTACCTTTGGGATATTCAGTAAGGTAGTGAATTGccatatataccacaggtcGACATTAATATGCAACTTCTATTTACGGTAATTTTACGAATgttgaataaaacatttttatagaaatgaataaataaaaacccTTACTTTACAGACCTGTAAAGGATGGGTTGTGTTTTAATATAGCCGGAAACTCTAGTCACGTGATACAATTGACTTCGTGTTGGTGATCATAAATGTAAAGCTGACATGGGAGAGCCTGGTTTCCAGATTcgtaaaaaaatcaaaaaaaaaaaagataaaaaaaaaaaaaaatggtgtttttttttttaatagttaCGGGATTGGTATATTCCAATAAAGAAATAGGAAACGGAAATGTATACATTACTTGAAACACTGAATTCCAAGGGCATCAAAATGGTTAAAGTCTCCTGTTCCCATTTTATATAATGCAAAGAGATTGGAAACGATTTTCGTTAATCTTTACAGGTCACTACTCATGGCTAAAAACCCTCTCGAGCGAGATTTGGTGTTAGTTCAAAAACAAACCTTTCGACAGCTACTGTAGTGTTAATGCATTTCATGGCAACATTCGGTAACTGTTGTGAATGCAGTACATAGCCACCCCCAATGGGTAACTGTTGTGAATGCAGTACATAGCCACCCCCATGGGTAACTGTTGTAAATGCAGTACATAGCCACCCCCATGGGTAACTGTTGTAAATGCAGTACATAGCCACCCCCATGGGTAACTGTTGTGAATGCAGTACATAGCCACCCCATTGGTAACTGTTGTAAATGCAGTACATAGCCACCTTTCATTTGTAACTTCTGTTAATGTAATTCAAAGGCGGCCCAATTGGTAACTAATATAGTTCATACTCTCATAACAGtagttgttgatatcagtttccATCCATAACTGCtacttacattgtatgtaacaaTCTCAATGTGTTTGctgataaattatataaatgtagcTCACAATTACCACCGTAAAATACTGTTAGTTATGCAACGGTAGATCGATTCGacccatttaaaaaaaaaaaagatactttAATGAATATGAATTgataaaaatgtcatttgttaCTGTCTTTGCAGATAACTCAGTTGTCCCGACTCCATCAAAAACGGCTTCATGTTTGAGAGACAACCCTTTTGCCTCCCAAATGATGCATCTCCTCCGGGAAACCATTTCCTCGTATACGCAGGACCGGAAGGTAGCCATGGAGAATCAGAAACTGATTCGCCGGATTGGCAAGCGGGGTCGGGGCCGCTGCCAATTCAACAACCCGTGTGGCATATGCGTCACAAAATCAGGTAAACCTTTCATCTTGCGACATTTTGATAACCAATGGACATCTGTTTTTCAATATCATCTGGCATGATTATCGGTATTTCCGTCTGATTTAATTGGCTGTAGCAAGATTAGAACCtgattttacaataattgaTAATCATATTAAAACTTAATGAATGCAAATGAGTTCGACTGCCGGTGTAGTAATGTGGTCCAAAATTAGAACGTATTAATATCATTGGGAAATATTGGGTGCATTGCGTTGAGAAACACGGTAGCAGACGGACTCAGTGGTGAGTTCAAATAAGTCACATGGCCATCAATGTAACAAGATTACAGGCTCTGACACTGATTGTGTCTACTGATGGTGTGCCAGGGGGTCAGCGGAATGAACTGAAATAGAGGCTTGGTGTCATGCGTTGAAATACCTAAAGAGGGAGGGAGAAATGAGTTAAAGGTGGAATTGTTTACCGCTTTGGGAATGAAACCTATCACAAAAAGCCTGACACACCCTCGTACGCAAGAATATTATTGGATTTCCAAAGTAGTCCATAATTAAAACTATCGATCTCCTACAACAACATGTAGTAAtgtgataaatgtttatattggGAGTGATTTGGGGAGCCCCCTATGACCATATAACATGGATGTAGACAGTCAGACATACCAGTATGATAGGGTTATCGAAGGTGGTTTTATCCCTTGGGAAATGCTTTCTTTTGCAGGCGATATCGTCATAGCTGATACTGACAATCACCGAATACAGATTTTCACAAGCGAAGGaatctttaaatcaaattttggGACGCGAGGATGCAAGGTGGACCAGATCAATTTTCCTATGTGTGTTGCCATGACAACAGACGGACATGTGGCCTTAACAGACAGTGTAAACGCATGCGTGAAGATATTTTCTCTCCAGGGTCAGCTAGTGCAGATGATTGGGGACAACGAGATTTTTGATATCCCGTATGGCCTTGATATTTCTAAAGATGGCGACCTAGCGGTCACAGACATTTGTAAACATTGTGTGACGGTATTTCGAAAGGATGGATCCGTAATTCATGGGTTTGGAGAGTACGGTAGTGACCACTACGAGTTCGATTATCCGTACTTCGTGTGCTTCGACAAAGACAAACACATTATTGTATCCGATTCTGGGAACAGCTGCATCAAAATATTCTCATTCGAAGGACGAGGTTTGAGAACTTTCAAACAAAACGATTTTAAACTAATGAATGAAAGTTTTGTGACCTTACAAGGGATGTGTGTGGACGCGGATGGAAACATCCTTGTGATATGTAACTCGACTGTCTATCTGCTGGCGCGGAATGGCCGGCTCTGGGAGGTTCTCACATCAAAGGACGGGCTGACAAACCCAAGGTGCTTGGCTTTTGCAGCACCTGGACGATTAGTCCTGACAAACTATGACACGGATAAAAAACACGAGATCTGTATCTATAAATACCATTATGATGATTACAAGTCCGTTAACTCAGTGCAGTTCTATGCAATTAATgtttaaagaatattttttcTCAATGTGTTATTACCATGGTTACgagagagtgagagagagagCCAGCGTGTTGGCGAATGTCTTCCAATGACACAAGGTACCACTAGCCCCTAAACCGGAAGTATATACTCAGACAGTAATCCGAGGAATGCTATACAATGGCATTCAAACGTTTAGGACATgctaataataattatattcttAATATGAGCGTTTTAATTGTTTTCGAACAAAACAGCAATTTTGGGTAATTATGCTGAATAAAAC
The window above is part of the Pecten maximus chromosome 2, xPecMax1.1, whole genome shotgun sequence genome. Proteins encoded here:
- the LOC117321551 gene encoding tripartite motif-containing protein 3-like isoform X1, coding for MRQDNSVVPTPSKTASCLRDNPFASQMMHLLRETISSYTQDRKVAMENQKLIRRIGKRGRGRCQFNNPCGICVTKSGDIVIADTDNHRIQIFTSEGIFKSNFGTRGCKVDQINFPMCVAMTTDGHVALTDSVNACVKIFSLQGQLVQMIGDNEIFDIPYGLDISKDGDLAVTDICKHCVTVFRKDGSVIHGFGEYGSDHYEFDYPYFVCFDKDKHIIVSDSGNSCIKIFSFEGRGLRTFKQNDFKLMNESFVTLQGMCVDADGNILVICNSTVYLLARNGRLWEVLTSKDGLTNPRCLAFAAPGRLVLTNYDTDKKHEICIYKYHYDDYKSVNSVQFYAINV
- the LOC117321551 gene encoding tripartite motif-containing protein 3-like isoform X2 is translated as MMHLLRETISSYTQDRKVAMENQKLIRRIGKRGRGRCQFNNPCGICVTKSGDIVIADTDNHRIQIFTSEGIFKSNFGTRGCKVDQINFPMCVAMTTDGHVALTDSVNACVKIFSLQGQLVQMIGDNEIFDIPYGLDISKDGDLAVTDICKHCVTVFRKDGSVIHGFGEYGSDHYEFDYPYFVCFDKDKHIIVSDSGNSCIKIFSFEGRGLRTFKQNDFKLMNESFVTLQGMCVDADGNILVICNSTVYLLARNGRLWEVLTSKDGLTNPRCLAFAAPGRLVLTNYDTDKKHEICIYKYHYDDYKSVNSVQFYAINV